In Archangium violaceum, the following are encoded in one genomic region:
- a CDS encoding SDR family NAD(P)-dependent oxidoreductase: MKGIAGKVAVVTGGSSGIGLATARELGKAGAKVALVARTRERGEAAERALREEGVEALYVQADMGKGEDVRRMVETVVGKWDRLDLAVNNAALGDMQLVPLTELSEEEFDRVLGVDLRGVWLCMKYEIPAMVKAGGGAIVNVSSVNGLSGTPMGSAYVAAKHGMHGLSKTAALEFAKEGVRVNVVCPGAHRTPMLEGVFERISPGAPERAETQYYLPRIPMGRIGRPEEAGKAIAWLLSEDASYVNGCVMTVDGGMMAGL; this comes from the coding sequence ATGAAGGGAATCGCGGGCAAGGTGGCAGTGGTGACGGGGGGGAGTTCGGGGATTGGGCTGGCGACGGCGCGGGAGCTGGGGAAGGCGGGGGCGAAGGTGGCGCTGGTGGCGAGGACGCGGGAGCGGGGGGAGGCGGCGGAGCGGGCGCTGAGGGAGGAGGGGGTGGAGGCGCTCTACGTGCAGGCGGACATGGGGAAGGGCGAGGACGTGAGGAGGATGGTGGAGACGGTGGTGGGGAAGTGGGACCGGCTGGACCTGGCGGTGAACAACGCGGCGCTGGGGGACATGCAGCTGGTGCCGCTGACGGAGCTGAGCGAGGAGGAGTTCGACCGGGTGTTGGGGGTGGACCTGAGGGGTGTGTGGCTGTGCATGAAGTACGAGATACCGGCGATGGTGAAGGCGGGGGGAGGGGCGATCGTGAACGTGTCGTCGGTGAACGGGCTGTCGGGGACGCCGATGGGGTCGGCCTACGTGGCGGCGAAGCACGGGATGCACGGGCTGAGCAAGACGGCGGCGCTGGAGTTCGCGAAGGAGGGGGTGCGGGTGAACGTGGTGTGCCCCGGGGCGCACCGCACGCCGATGCTGGAGGGGGTGTTCGAGAGGATTTCTCCGGGGGCGCCGGAGAGGGCGGAAACGCAGTACTACCTGCCGAGGATTCCGATGGGGCGGATTGGAAGGCCGGAGGAGGCGGGCAAGGCGATCGCGTGGCTGTTGTCGGAGGACGCGTCGTACGTGAATGGCTGCGTGATGACGGTGGATGGAGGAATGATGGCGGGCCTGTGA
- a CDS encoding FAD-binding oxidoreductase has protein sequence MSTRATSIWGWGYADKFPEAEARRALGEQVSALLGGPPLEPREPAALDALRLPRPRVAPPEALAALCSVEDTDRAAHTYGKGYGDLVRGFHGDFSSAPDFVARPRTEEDVRAVMDWCGNHRVALIPFGGGTSVVRGVEAAIGDGFRGAVSLDMRGMDRVVEVDPVSRAARIQAGATGPVLEAQLASHGFTLRHFPQSFEFSTLGGWIATRAGGHFATLYTHIDDLVQSTRMLTPRGLYETRRLPASGAGPAPDRLVLGSEGTLGVITEAWVRVQARPRFRANASVHFPDFTSGARAVRELSQSGLHPSNCRLLDAQESFLNGVTGDGSCVLVLAFESADHPQQAKMERALAITASHGGECREGARYRSEEMGSQARAGGAADSWRSAFIEAPYLQNVMVSLGVIADTFETACTWDRFDELHGSILESMRGALERICGGGSVSCRFTHVYPDGPAPYYTFIGPAKPGGELAQWMALKQAASDAVMAHGGTITHHHAVGRLHRPWYDRERPEPFALALKAVKGALDPQGILNPGVLVGP, from the coding sequence ATGAGCACTCGCGCGACGAGCATCTGGGGCTGGGGCTACGCGGACAAGTTCCCCGAGGCCGAGGCACGCCGTGCCCTCGGGGAGCAGGTCTCCGCGCTCCTCGGTGGGCCCCCGCTGGAGCCCCGTGAGCCCGCCGCGCTCGACGCCCTGCGCCTCCCGCGTCCCCGTGTCGCTCCGCCAGAGGCGCTGGCCGCGCTCTGCTCGGTCGAGGACACCGACCGCGCCGCGCATACCTATGGCAAGGGCTATGGGGACCTCGTGCGCGGATTCCACGGGGACTTCTCCTCCGCTCCCGACTTCGTCGCCCGCCCCCGCACCGAGGAGGACGTGCGCGCCGTCATGGACTGGTGCGGCAACCACCGCGTGGCCCTCATCCCCTTCGGCGGAGGCACCAGCGTCGTGCGAGGCGTCGAGGCCGCCATCGGTGACGGCTTCCGCGGCGCCGTGTCCCTCGACATGCGTGGAATGGACCGCGTCGTCGAGGTGGATCCCGTCTCGCGCGCCGCTCGCATCCAGGCCGGCGCCACCGGTCCCGTGCTCGAGGCGCAGCTCGCTTCCCATGGCTTCACCCTGCGCCACTTCCCCCAGTCCTTCGAGTTCTCCACCCTCGGCGGGTGGATCGCCACGCGCGCCGGGGGCCACTTCGCCACGCTCTACACGCACATCGACGACCTGGTGCAGTCCACCCGCATGCTCACCCCGCGCGGCCTCTACGAGACGCGCCGTCTTCCCGCCTCCGGCGCCGGCCCCGCTCCGGACAGGCTCGTGCTCGGCTCCGAGGGCACGCTCGGTGTCATCACCGAGGCCTGGGTGCGCGTCCAGGCCCGCCCCCGCTTCCGCGCCAACGCCAGCGTCCACTTCCCCGACTTCACCTCCGGCGCCCGCGCCGTTCGTGAGCTCTCCCAGTCCGGACTGCATCCCTCCAACTGCCGCCTCCTCGACGCACAGGAGTCCTTCCTCAATGGCGTGACGGGTGATGGCTCCTGTGTGCTCGTGCTCGCCTTCGAGTCCGCCGACCATCCGCAGCAGGCGAAGATGGAGCGCGCCCTCGCCATCACCGCCTCGCACGGGGGCGAGTGCCGCGAGGGCGCCCGCTATCGCTCCGAGGAGATGGGTTCCCAGGCGCGTGCCGGTGGCGCGGCCGACAGCTGGCGCTCGGCCTTCATCGAAGCGCCGTATCTGCAGAACGTCATGGTGAGCCTCGGCGTCATCGCCGACACCTTCGAGACCGCGTGCACGTGGGACCGGTTCGACGAGCTCCACGGTTCCATCCTGGAGTCCATGCGCGGTGCCCTGGAGCGCATCTGCGGCGGTGGCTCGGTGAGTTGCCGCTTCACCCACGTCTACCCGGATGGGCCCGCGCCCTATTACACGTTCATCGGCCCGGCGAAGCCCGGCGGTGAGCTGGCGCAGTGGATGGCGCTGAAGCAGGCCGCCAGCGACGCGGTGATGGCTCACGGGGGCACCATCACGCATCACCACGCCGTGGGACGGTTGCACCGCCCCTGGTACGACCGCGAGCGCCCAGAGCCCTTCGCGCTCGCACTGAAGGCCGTGAAGGGGGCGCTGGATCCTCAGGGGATTCTCAACCCCGGTGTCCTCGTGGGGCCCTGA
- a CDS encoding serine/threonine-protein kinase PknK, translated as MQPAAALPQQLGSIGPYLLLEQLGAGGMGVVYRARHSGTGQLVALKTVRLPDAALMRGLRRELHALGRLRHPGIVQVLAEGVDDGLPWYAMEFLEGSTLRELLAAWWREAPDSSAPAAGRLTEALGLVRRICAALGFLHGEGIVHRDLKPDNIVVRPDGQPVLMDFGLVSAFGGARSRESLDVGGAMEGSSGYMAPEQISGELVDARADLYALGCILYEMVTGRPVFSGEGWDVLRQHLSEPPPPPSRWVRGVPPALEELLMRLLAKQSRERIGYASDVSSGLASLGARVEDGTYPPQRAYLYRPEFVGRRALLEEAERALDDARWGRGRCVLLGAESGAGKTRLAMELATAANRRDFRVITGECLPLEVAAPLQPFRPLLQAVADHCRAGGAQVTGSLLGEHGPLLALYEPSLASLSPPGTLAEPAALPAQEARQRLLGALTQVLSAFVAEQPMLLVLDDLHWADELSLSVLEHLQRGELERLPMLVLGTWRTEEENEGLRRLLLAPGLTSTRLERLDAEAVATMVCGMLALRTPPRAFVEYLARQSEGNPFFVAEYLRTAVDEGLLGRDAAGVWQVAERGVALDRLEQALPLPGSLRELLGRWLSGLRPDARELLERAAVLGREFDGVLLLPERTMDDAGQLEALEALRVRNVLEEAGEGRLRFAHDKLREMAYESTPPESRRRLHEEAARAIESRYSGTGLFPRHYGALAHHWATAQAEEKALHYLEEAARQALRIGANTEAAGYLEKALAMEARHAEAPARGHRRASWEYLLGEAFFGLGDLARAREHLHRALEVLGQPLPRMKPAWGGLLLGQMTRQLAHMLLPEPAVQAEELEQEPLRTAALATSRLCECYYFTQDMLAMSASAIRAVNLAERAGRRGEVRRQYAQLGYMAGLARMHPLARRYFRLAREGGSSAGELAGIATALWYEASYELTFARWSHAAQRADEAIQLLARLGSQGDLQIARTLRAHTDYYTGHFEASLPRFEEIRDSGRKWSNMQYEAWGEYSLARSLIPLGRLEEAVTRLQEARTLLARQADRASDIICHGLLATAHLYRGELEPARRMAEEVMRLTQGAQPTAFTEGKGYEGAALVLLAAWEDSQRGTSGVEATLAQQARESVARLEQCARMFPFVRPAALRCSGLMHWLSGRAERARSSWRESIASAHELGMPYDEALARIELARAGEPGTPEREAHLLRASELFSLMGCTWHLQEVEGLGLGVRSRP; from the coding sequence ATGCAACCTGCGGCGGCGCTCCCCCAGCAGCTCGGTTCCATCGGTCCTTATCTTCTTCTCGAACAGCTCGGCGCTGGTGGCATGGGCGTGGTGTACCGCGCCCGGCACTCCGGCACCGGCCAGCTCGTGGCGCTCAAGACGGTCCGGCTCCCGGACGCCGCGCTGATGCGCGGCCTCCGCCGGGAGCTCCACGCCCTGGGCCGCCTGCGTCACCCCGGCATCGTCCAGGTCCTCGCCGAGGGCGTGGACGATGGCCTCCCCTGGTACGCCATGGAGTTCCTCGAGGGCTCCACCCTGCGGGAGCTGCTCGCAGCCTGGTGGCGCGAGGCCCCGGACTCCTCCGCCCCAGCCGCTGGACGACTCACCGAGGCACTCGGGCTGGTCCGCCGCATCTGCGCCGCGCTCGGCTTCCTCCACGGCGAGGGCATCGTCCACCGCGACCTCAAGCCCGACAACATCGTCGTCCGCCCCGATGGCCAACCCGTCCTCATGGATTTCGGCCTCGTGTCCGCCTTCGGTGGCGCCCGGAGCCGCGAGTCGCTCGACGTCGGCGGCGCCATGGAGGGATCCTCCGGCTACATGGCGCCGGAGCAGATCAGCGGCGAGCTCGTGGATGCCCGAGCCGACCTCTACGCGCTCGGCTGCATCCTGTACGAGATGGTGACGGGACGGCCCGTCTTCTCCGGCGAGGGCTGGGACGTGCTGCGGCAGCACCTGTCCGAGCCGCCCCCGCCCCCCTCGCGGTGGGTGCGGGGAGTGCCTCCCGCCCTCGAGGAGTTGCTGATGCGGCTGTTGGCGAAGCAATCCCGCGAGCGCATCGGGTACGCCAGTGACGTGTCCTCGGGGCTGGCCTCGCTCGGGGCCCGCGTGGAGGACGGAACCTACCCTCCGCAGCGCGCCTACCTCTACCGTCCGGAGTTCGTCGGCCGGCGGGCGCTGCTGGAAGAGGCTGAGCGCGCCTTGGACGATGCCCGGTGGGGCCGGGGACGGTGCGTGCTGCTCGGGGCCGAGAGCGGGGCCGGGAAGACGCGTCTGGCCATGGAGCTGGCCACGGCGGCCAACCGCCGCGACTTCCGCGTCATCACCGGAGAATGTCTCCCCCTGGAGGTGGCGGCCCCGCTGCAACCCTTCCGGCCGCTGTTGCAGGCGGTGGCGGACCACTGCCGCGCTGGCGGCGCCCAGGTGACGGGGTCGCTCCTGGGCGAGCACGGTCCACTGCTCGCGTTGTACGAGCCTTCCCTCGCGAGCCTGTCCCCACCGGGGACCCTGGCCGAGCCAGCGGCCCTCCCCGCCCAGGAAGCCCGGCAGCGCCTGCTGGGCGCCCTCACCCAGGTGCTCTCGGCCTTCGTGGCGGAGCAGCCGATGCTGCTGGTGCTCGATGACCTGCACTGGGCCGACGAGCTCTCGTTGAGCGTGCTGGAGCACCTGCAACGGGGAGAGCTGGAACGGTTGCCAATGCTCGTGCTGGGCACCTGGCGCACCGAGGAGGAGAACGAGGGGCTGCGCCGGTTGCTCCTGGCACCGGGGCTCACCTCCACGCGGCTGGAGCGGCTCGACGCGGAGGCCGTGGCGACGATGGTGTGCGGCATGCTGGCGCTGCGCACGCCGCCGCGTGCCTTCGTGGAGTACCTGGCCCGCCAGTCCGAGGGCAACCCGTTCTTCGTCGCCGAGTACCTGCGCACCGCAGTGGACGAGGGGCTGCTCGGGCGCGACGCGGCGGGCGTGTGGCAGGTGGCGGAGCGGGGCGTGGCGTTGGATCGGCTGGAGCAGGCCCTGCCGCTCCCCGGCTCGCTGCGAGAGCTGCTGGGCCGGTGGCTCTCCGGCCTCCGGCCCGACGCCCGCGAGCTGCTGGAGCGCGCGGCCGTGCTGGGACGCGAATTCGACGGCGTGCTGCTCCTGCCCGAGCGCACCATGGACGACGCGGGCCAGTTGGAGGCGCTCGAGGCGCTACGCGTGAGGAACGTGCTGGAGGAGGCGGGCGAGGGACGGCTGCGCTTCGCTCACGACAAGCTGCGGGAGATGGCCTACGAGAGCACCCCGCCGGAGTCGCGGCGGCGGCTGCACGAGGAGGCGGCCCGGGCTATCGAGTCCCGGTACTCCGGCACCGGGCTCTTCCCACGACACTACGGTGCGCTCGCCCACCACTGGGCCACCGCACAGGCCGAGGAGAAGGCCCTCCACTACCTGGAGGAAGCCGCGCGCCAGGCCCTGCGCATCGGCGCCAACACCGAGGCGGCCGGCTACCTCGAAAAAGCCCTCGCGATGGAGGCCCGGCACGCGGAGGCACCGGCCCGGGGACACCGCCGCGCCTCGTGGGAGTACCTGCTCGGCGAGGCGTTCTTCGGGCTGGGAGACCTGGCTCGCGCCCGGGAGCACCTGCACCGGGCCCTGGAGGTGCTGGGACAACCGCTGCCCCGGATGAAGCCCGCCTGGGGAGGACTGCTGCTCGGGCAGATGACCCGGCAGCTCGCGCACATGCTGCTCCCCGAGCCCGCGGTGCAAGCGGAGGAGTTGGAGCAGGAGCCTCTGCGGACGGCGGCACTCGCCACCAGCCGGCTGTGCGAGTGCTACTACTTCACCCAGGACATGCTCGCCATGTCGGCCTCGGCCATCCGCGCGGTGAACCTGGCGGAACGGGCGGGGCGTCGCGGAGAGGTGCGGCGACAGTACGCCCAGCTCGGCTACATGGCGGGGCTGGCCCGGATGCATCCGCTCGCCCGGCGCTACTTCCGCCTCGCCCGGGAGGGAGGCAGCTCCGCCGGAGAGCTCGCGGGCATCGCCACGGCGCTCTGGTACGAGGCCTCCTACGAGCTGACGTTCGCCAGGTGGAGCCATGCCGCGCAGCGGGCGGACGAAGCCATCCAACTGCTGGCACGTCTCGGCAGCCAGGGAGACCTGCAGATCGCCCGTACCCTGCGCGCGCACACGGACTACTACACGGGACACTTCGAGGCCTCGCTGCCACGCTTCGAGGAGATCCGCGACTCGGGCCGCAAGTGGTCCAACATGCAGTACGAGGCCTGGGGAGAGTACTCCCTCGCGCGGAGCCTCATCCCCCTGGGACGACTCGAGGAGGCGGTGACGCGGCTCCAGGAAGCGCGCACCCTGCTGGCTCGCCAGGCGGACCGGGCTTCCGACATCATCTGCCACGGACTGCTGGCCACCGCCCACCTGTACCGCGGTGAGCTCGAGCCCGCCCGTCGGATGGCCGAGGAGGTGATGCGGCTCACCCAGGGTGCACAGCCCACGGCCTTCACGGAGGGCAAGGGCTACGAGGGCGCCGCCCTCGTCCTGCTCGCGGCCTGGGAGGACTCCCAACGAGGCACCTCCGGGGTGGAAGCCACGCTCGCGCAGCAGGCGCGCGAGTCGGTCGCACGATTGGAGCAGTGTGCCCGAATGTTTCCCTTCGTGCGCCCCGCCGCCCTGCGCTGCTCGGGGCTCATGCACTGGCTCTCCGGTCGCGCAGAGCGGGCGAGGTCCTCCTGGCGGGAGAGCATCGCGAGCGCGCATGAGCTCGGGATGCCCTATGACGAAGCGCTCGCGCGCATCGAGCTGGCCCGGGCCGGCGAGCCGGGAACACCGGAACGGGAGGCCCACCTGCTGCGGGCCTCGGAGCTGTTCTCCCTCATGGGCTGCACCTGGCACCTCCAGGAGGTCGAGGGCCTCGGCCTCGGAGTACGCTCACGCCCATGA
- a CDS encoding NAD(P)-binding protein has translation MPQASKPKKIAILGGGMAGLAAAFELTRQPGWKQQYEITLYQQGWRLGGKGASGRNRDEGQGLRSEEHGFHVFMGFYEQALGMLGQCYKELGRRPGAPFATVEQAFEAHDDIHFLEDVKGEQRIWPLKFKPRKKPLGQDFASRLKGLDSKWNDLLSGARQESDPERLTRLLLERMGPSLGMPGPDEDGAGLIQKHVSNILRPDPLTHGLPRDGSLPLVAYALLTRARAESPDKAVSLRTSLTETLERAREEQWEKARPRFTQDDEGRRNAILINLGITIAFGLAREGLQEPDADLSPLDAWDFRAWLREHGARPEACESPIVQAGYNLTFSSPGKLAAGAALQGLLRMLDYTEHLYFKMKAGMGEVVIAPLYLALEKRGVRFEFFHSVDSLRLSEDRQRVAAIDVTRQVALAGTEYNPLIDVDGLPCWPAAPLYEQLQDADELKKAGYDFEAPQGEWRQWKKHAESRTLELGRDFDVAVLSISVGALTPLCTELLEHSPRLRQMVTSATTTATQTSQFWFSRSLEDDARWKRKGGVLACCPAPFDTWADSSQVLATEKWDPAHRPRSLVYLCGPLEEVRSEDGPVDKPVSSLSHVSSLRPKGEVKTTARDWLAKFRPTVWPENANPTIVLREATKPDTSTDGEEPPAPPMPPDVMAEYHRASTHPSDRYVLTPPGSTANRLGADESGYDNLLLAGDWVRTPLNTGCVEAAVMAGQQAANALQRKLRLPELRTVLRQPAPLPRRRLPTYVERGGLATWRGPFRQGRTRLHSFFLECDYDKLKQLCDVYFNDLQDVAEYRPLGGFAVLQCARIDESVSLDPEFNRWGSMKEREIGITIPVVGGKMVDGEFQADRLLLFAPHLFVDTGVAMAVGREIYGFAKQMGRVSMPEDWGQPANFSVQTQVVSQLGQRADMREVLSIRRHGDKPLERPTGNDRFDNDTDAFSEIVEKLVPLVRVENLAAALRKPQALLFLKQFRDAEQTSNACYQAIVEAPFVFSHFESGGLLPRDFTLRFQSHHSHDLAQELGTPPEAEPLMATVLDLDFDLKDGRVIWSWSADA, from the coding sequence ATGCCTCAGGCTTCGAAGCCGAAGAAGATCGCCATCCTGGGTGGTGGTATGGCCGGGCTCGCCGCAGCCTTCGAGCTGACCCGCCAGCCTGGCTGGAAGCAGCAGTATGAAATCACCCTCTACCAGCAGGGCTGGCGCCTGGGCGGCAAGGGCGCCAGCGGGCGCAACAGGGACGAGGGGCAGGGCCTGCGCAGCGAGGAGCACGGCTTCCACGTCTTCATGGGCTTCTACGAGCAGGCCCTGGGCATGCTCGGGCAGTGTTACAAGGAATTGGGGCGCCGCCCCGGAGCGCCCTTCGCGACGGTGGAGCAGGCCTTCGAGGCCCATGACGACATCCACTTCCTGGAGGACGTGAAGGGCGAGCAGCGCATCTGGCCGCTGAAGTTCAAGCCGCGCAAGAAGCCGCTCGGCCAGGACTTCGCCTCGCGGTTGAAAGGGCTCGACTCCAAGTGGAATGACCTGTTGTCAGGGGCCCGGCAGGAGAGCGACCCCGAGCGCCTGACGCGGTTGCTGTTGGAGCGCATGGGACCCTCCCTGGGAATGCCCGGGCCAGACGAGGACGGCGCGGGGCTCATCCAGAAGCACGTGAGCAACATCCTGCGGCCCGACCCGCTGACCCACGGCCTCCCACGTGACGGAAGCCTTCCCCTGGTGGCCTACGCGCTGCTCACACGGGCCCGCGCCGAGTCTCCGGACAAGGCCGTGTCCCTGCGCACCTCGCTCACCGAGACCCTCGAGCGCGCCCGCGAGGAGCAGTGGGAGAAGGCCCGGCCCCGCTTCACCCAGGACGACGAGGGGCGCCGCAATGCCATCCTCATCAACCTGGGCATCACCATCGCCTTCGGACTGGCCCGCGAAGGGCTCCAGGAGCCGGATGCCGACCTGAGCCCGCTCGATGCCTGGGACTTCCGCGCGTGGCTGCGCGAGCACGGCGCGAGGCCCGAGGCCTGTGAGTCGCCCATCGTCCAGGCCGGGTACAACCTCACCTTCAGCAGCCCGGGGAAGCTCGCGGCCGGTGCCGCGCTCCAGGGCCTGCTGCGGATGCTCGACTACACGGAGCACCTCTACTTCAAGATGAAGGCGGGCATGGGCGAGGTCGTCATCGCCCCCCTGTACCTCGCCCTCGAGAAGCGCGGCGTTCGCTTCGAGTTCTTCCACTCCGTGGACTCGCTCCGCCTGTCCGAGGACCGCCAGCGCGTCGCCGCCATCGACGTCACCCGGCAGGTGGCACTCGCGGGCACGGAGTACAACCCGCTCATCGACGTGGACGGGCTGCCGTGCTGGCCGGCTGCCCCCCTCTACGAGCAGCTCCAGGACGCGGACGAACTGAAGAAGGCCGGATACGACTTCGAGGCACCCCAGGGCGAATGGAGGCAGTGGAAGAAGCATGCCGAGAGCAGGACGCTCGAGCTGGGCAGGGACTTCGACGTGGCCGTGCTGTCCATCTCCGTGGGGGCGCTCACGCCGCTCTGCACCGAGCTGCTCGAGCACAGCCCGCGCCTGCGCCAGATGGTCACCTCCGCCACCACCACCGCGACCCAGACCTCACAGTTCTGGTTCTCCCGGTCGCTGGAGGACGATGCCCGCTGGAAGCGCAAGGGTGGAGTGCTGGCCTGCTGCCCGGCTCCCTTCGACACCTGGGCCGACAGCAGCCAGGTGCTCGCGACGGAGAAGTGGGACCCCGCGCACAGGCCCCGTTCACTCGTCTACCTGTGCGGCCCGCTGGAGGAGGTGAGGAGCGAGGACGGTCCGGTGGACAAGCCCGTGAGCTCCCTGAGCCACGTATCGTCACTCCGTCCGAAGGGAGAAGTCAAAACCACCGCCCGAGACTGGCTCGCGAAGTTCCGGCCCACCGTCTGGCCGGAGAATGCGAATCCGACCATCGTCCTGAGGGAAGCCACGAAGCCTGACACCTCCACTGACGGTGAGGAGCCGCCTGCCCCCCCCATGCCCCCGGATGTGATGGCCGAGTACCACCGGGCCAGCACGCACCCTTCGGACCGCTACGTGCTGACACCGCCGGGCAGCACCGCGAACCGGCTCGGCGCGGACGAGTCCGGCTACGACAACCTCCTGCTCGCCGGGGACTGGGTGCGCACCCCCCTCAACACCGGGTGCGTGGAGGCGGCCGTCATGGCCGGTCAGCAGGCCGCGAATGCTCTCCAGCGGAAGCTGCGTCTCCCGGAGCTTCGCACGGTCTTGCGGCAACCCGCCCCTCTCCCCCGTCGGCGTCTTCCCACCTATGTGGAGCGCGGCGGGCTCGCCACCTGGCGCGGCCCCTTCCGCCAGGGCCGCACGCGCCTGCACTCCTTCTTCCTGGAGTGCGACTACGACAAGCTCAAGCAGCTGTGCGACGTCTACTTCAATGACTTGCAGGACGTGGCTGAGTACCGGCCACTGGGCGGCTTCGCCGTCCTGCAGTGCGCCCGCATCGACGAGTCGGTGTCCCTGGACCCGGAGTTCAACCGCTGGGGCTCCATGAAGGAGCGGGAGATCGGCATCACCATTCCCGTCGTCGGCGGGAAGATGGTGGACGGCGAGTTCCAGGCGGACCGGCTGCTGCTGTTCGCTCCCCACCTCTTCGTGGACACGGGCGTGGCCATGGCCGTGGGACGGGAGATCTACGGCTTCGCCAAGCAAATGGGCCGCGTCTCCATGCCCGAGGACTGGGGACAGCCAGCGAACTTCTCCGTGCAGACCCAGGTGGTGAGCCAGCTGGGACAGCGCGCCGACATGCGCGAGGTGCTCAGCATCCGCCGTCATGGCGACAAGCCCCTGGAGCGTCCCACGGGCAACGACCGCTTCGACAACGACACGGACGCCTTCTCGGAGATCGTCGAGAAGCTGGTGCCACTCGTCCGCGTGGAGAACCTGGCGGCCGCCCTCCGCAAGCCACAGGCCCTGCTCTTCCTCAAGCAGTTCCGGGATGCCGAGCAGACCTCCAACGCCTGCTACCAGGCCATCGTGGAAGCCCCCTTCGTCTTCTCCCACTTCGAGTCCGGAGGGCTCCTCCCGAGGGACTTCACCCTCCGCTTCCAGTCACACCACTCCCACGACCTGGCCCAGGAGCTGGGCACTCCACCCGAGGCCGAGCCGCTCATGGCCACCGTGCTCGACCTGGACTTCGACCTGAAGGACGGCCGCGTCATCTGGAGTTGGAGCGCCGATGCATGA
- a CDS encoding sigma-54-dependent transcriptional regulator, whose protein sequence is MSEELSSFFAALHTAKHFEEAASEVLRAMLLSAERTLETGRFARRGRLLRGVVHVRPDDAYRRLAVLEMEAVRGRPRSGMGPPPVAGQDVALLASASAWRAVAEQGKAVAIDVNLKTLQPLEGGGVGNASRPSSAAFNPESQRKLLGRQATHVCVFPLRVPGGRIDGMIALEADCMAALGQEFVWKEAGGQLQLLADMAAAWLTGLPPRPVTAPQTDDFLPVIGASMASLVPVLRIFAQQEETILVSGPTGAGKSRLARWCHERSGRRQGRFESLDLTTVPEDLQMAELFGWRRGAFTGAVKDNPGSIARAEGGTVFIDEIDKLSLKAQAGLLHVLEERTYRVLGEGSGDQRANVRFIIGTNANLREAVRRGAFREDLYYRINVLPIRVPPLNDRQDEIPLWARYMVGRRHQETFPGGEARLEEGAERLLLASAWPGNLRQLDNIIRRAYTLAMVDQGGAARELELREKHVRQALAYEGTPEESTLVDALCHAARVFVQEARRRQSPLDIDLAESFRGFVLGMAAKQVGKEEAFRLVGREALVKSRNHQKTLRRELEKVEALCREVAHPGPEFLELLSAEGGDSN, encoded by the coding sequence ATGTCAGAGGAGTTGTCGTCTTTCTTCGCCGCGCTGCACACGGCGAAGCACTTCGAGGAGGCGGCCAGCGAGGTGCTGCGGGCGATGCTGCTCTCCGCCGAGCGCACTCTAGAGACGGGCCGTTTCGCGCGGCGCGGGCGGTTGCTGCGCGGGGTGGTGCATGTGCGGCCGGATGATGCCTACCGCCGGCTGGCGGTGCTGGAGATGGAGGCGGTGCGGGGACGGCCGAGGAGTGGGATGGGGCCGCCCCCCGTGGCGGGACAGGACGTGGCGCTGCTGGCGTCGGCGTCCGCCTGGCGAGCGGTGGCCGAGCAGGGCAAGGCGGTGGCCATCGACGTGAACCTGAAGACGCTCCAGCCGCTCGAGGGGGGCGGAGTGGGCAATGCCTCACGTCCCTCGAGCGCGGCCTTCAACCCGGAGAGCCAGCGGAAGCTGCTGGGCCGGCAGGCGACGCACGTGTGTGTGTTTCCCCTGCGTGTGCCCGGGGGGCGCATCGACGGGATGATCGCGCTCGAGGCGGACTGCATGGCGGCGCTCGGGCAGGAGTTCGTCTGGAAGGAGGCGGGGGGGCAGCTGCAACTGCTGGCGGACATGGCGGCGGCCTGGCTGACGGGACTGCCTCCCCGGCCCGTCACGGCGCCGCAGACGGACGATTTCCTCCCGGTCATCGGCGCGTCGATGGCGAGCCTGGTGCCGGTGCTGCGCATCTTCGCGCAGCAGGAGGAGACGATCCTCGTCAGTGGCCCGACGGGAGCGGGCAAGTCGAGGCTGGCGAGGTGGTGCCACGAGCGCTCGGGGCGCCGGCAGGGGCGCTTCGAGAGCCTGGACCTGACGACGGTGCCGGAAGACCTCCAGATGGCGGAGCTGTTCGGCTGGAGGAGGGGCGCGTTCACGGGGGCGGTGAAGGACAACCCGGGGAGCATCGCGCGGGCGGAGGGGGGGACGGTGTTCATCGATGAGATCGACAAGCTGTCGCTGAAGGCGCAGGCGGGATTGCTGCACGTGCTGGAGGAGCGGACCTACCGGGTGTTGGGGGAGGGCTCGGGAGACCAGCGGGCGAACGTGCGATTCATCATCGGGACGAACGCGAACCTGAGGGAGGCGGTGCGGAGGGGCGCGTTCCGGGAGGACCTGTACTACCGCATCAACGTGCTGCCCATCCGGGTGCCGCCACTCAACGACAGGCAGGACGAGATACCGCTGTGGGCGCGGTACATGGTGGGCAGGAGACACCAGGAGACGTTCCCCGGGGGAGAGGCGCGGCTGGAGGAGGGGGCGGAGCGGCTGCTGCTGGCGAGCGCGTGGCCGGGGAACCTGAGGCAGTTGGACAACATCATCCGCCGGGCCTACACGCTGGCGATGGTGGACCAGGGGGGAGCGGCGCGCGAGCTGGAGCTCCGGGAGAAGCACGTGCGGCAGGCGCTGGCGTACGAGGGGACGCCGGAGGAGTCGACGCTCGTTGATGCGCTGTGTCATGCGGCGAGGGTCTTCGTGCAGGAGGCGCGCAGGAGGCAGTCGCCACTGGACATCGATCTGGCGGAGAGCTTCCGGGGCTTCGTGCTGGGGATGGCGGCGAAGCAGGTGGGGAAGGAGGAGGCGTTCCGGCTGGTGGGGCGGGAGGCGCTGGTGAAGAGCCGCAACCATCAGAAAACACTGCGGCGGGAGCTGGAGAAGGTGGAGGCGCTGTGCCGGGAGGTGGCACACCCGGGCCCCGAGTTCCTGGAGCTGCTCTCCGCGGAGGGCGGCGACTCCAACTGA